A genome region from Gemmatimonadaceae bacterium includes the following:
- a CDS encoding MOSC domain-containing protein, whose amino-acid sequence MTKAIRPPLATHGVVRAVHAGPIRSLRSPREPDGHATTWRSAILKAPITRADVRLLGLAGDEQKETRHHGGPQKAVLVYAAAHYDALWDAVLRPHAATHAAALRAMSPSVDASRYGFGAFGENLTVDGLTDQTVCLGDVWQVGDSEMEITEPRGPCATLARRWLRPALRREVTETAAAGWYNAVRREGAVSPGDDVVLLRRVQEDWTVARVFALLESPRATRGDLMALRDAPGTHAGLRERLTRRAATPSRTTA is encoded by the coding sequence GTGACCAAAGCCATCCGACCTCCGCTCGCGACGCACGGTGTGGTGCGCGCCGTCCATGCCGGGCCGATCCGGTCCCTGCGCTCACCACGCGAGCCGGATGGCCACGCCACGACCTGGCGCTCCGCGATCCTGAAGGCACCGATCACACGCGCCGACGTGCGTCTGCTGGGACTCGCGGGTGACGAGCAGAAGGAGACACGGCACCACGGCGGTCCACAGAAGGCGGTGCTGGTCTACGCTGCGGCGCACTACGACGCGCTGTGGGACGCGGTGCTCCGTCCGCACGCCGCAACGCACGCGGCGGCGCTGCGCGCGATGTCGCCATCGGTGGACGCAAGCCGGTACGGATTCGGCGCGTTCGGCGAGAACCTCACCGTGGACGGGCTCACCGACCAGACGGTGTGCCTGGGTGATGTCTGGCAGGTCGGCGACAGCGAGATGGAGATCACCGAGCCGCGTGGCCCCTGTGCGACGCTGGCGCGCCGCTGGCTCCGGCCGGCGCTGCGGCGCGAGGTGACGGAGACGGCGGCGGCAGGCTGGTACAACGCCGTGAGGCGCGAGGGAGCCGTGTCACCCGGTGACGACGTGGTGCTGCTGCGCCGGGTGCAGGAGGACTGGACCGTGGCGCGCGTGTTCGCGCTGCTGGAGTCTCCCCGCGCCACCCGCGGTGACCTCATGGCCCTGCGTGATGCGCCGGGCACGCATGCGGGGCTCCGCGAGCGGCTCACGCGGCGCGCGGCCACGCCGTCACGGACGACGGCGTGA